The segment TGCCGAAATGGAACGCATGCCGCATGCCGCAGGAGACGACATTCACCCCTCCAACCCTCGTGCACTGCCATCATCCCTAAGCGACGATTCTCGCAGGAATCGTCATAACTATACCGCCAGCCTACGTTAATTACGCATGACTTCCGGTCTGGCACTCTATATAACTTACTCATTTGGTAGTGAACTTGCAGCAGCAAGTGGCTGGCAGCAGCGTCTGAAAACGTCTGGCTGAAAGCCCCGAATAAGCGGGATAAGCATACATGTACCGTTTGACATGTAAGCAGCGAGCTATGTCTGGCTGCTAGTTATGGCTTGGGATTCAGGTTCGGGGTCCGAAACGCGGCTTGGTGGGTGTGACTCGTGAGTGGAAGCGAGCTTAGGCATTATTACCAAACACTAGGGACAGGGCAGGTAATTGGTTCAGGACAGCAAACCGCAGCGGTGGACGATTGATGTTTCGCTTTTTCTAACGAAGttctcaagtctggtgctcgaGTGTCGGGCAGCGCGTTGAAATTCCCCGAAAacggcggctgcggcctTGAATTTGGCAAAGGTACCGGTACTCGGGGCTACGCTTTTTCTGGGGCTCGCTGGTAGCTGCGGCGGGACAAGGGTCCGCCACTTTCACTTTCCCAGCCTCAATAGTCACACCAAGACGATTCAACAGATTAGCAAGAGTCGACCAGAAGCCAAACAACCAGGCGCAAAAGGGGGACAACAAAATAATAACGCCGCCCCAACTCATTTTCTGGGCCCATCCTCATCCCACCAGACTCTATTCGCTGACGCCCCCGACACTCGCGCCGATACTTTGACGCACCGCTCCGCTTTCGAAGTTGTACCTGTCTGGGAGAGCTTGGAGCTTGGGAAGCCCGGGCTTGACGTTCATAGTTGCTGCGCAAGATTCGACCGTACGTCGACGTCTGGAGCTGTTCAGAAAAGAGGCGCTCACTTATTCTCCTGCTTACACTTCCCGTACTCGCTTCAAAATCTCCACGCATTACAAGGCAATAAGGGTTGCAAACTGCGCCCGGGGAAAATAGTTACTACGTCAATCGGTAAGTTTGTTTcacttcttttttttaacgTGCTTTCAAGGTTCCCTCCAAGTCGCGTCGCCGTGACGGACAAGTGCCTCCTCCGTTGGACGGTGGGGGACGCCTAGCACTCTGGAGCTGTTGTGTCCCCTGGCTTCTGCAGAGTCTGGTCGAATCTGCTGCCCCACAACATATTCTAGTTGGCCCGGCCTGCTTGAGTAACCCGCAGACGATTGACTTCAGAGCATGGAAGCAACAGCGTCAGCCAACGGCGGTGCAGCCGGTGCTGAGGAGCCTGGCAGCTTTAGAAGGCCACATGCAGACTGCTCTAGTCTTTGCCCGCCCAGGCAATCGTTTCACTATTCAGCATCCAGAAAGCTCCTCGCCTTGCGCTCTCGCTCTCCTCTCCTGAGATCCcaccttcttcctcctccatcCCCCCATTGACTTTACCGTCTTGGACTTTCTCGCCGCTTTCTCCCTCTCTTCATCTCACCATCGCCCTTTTGCAATTGCAAAATCTTCCAGGGGGTTCGCACAGCCGCGCCTCAATAAAGCTATACTCGTTGCTGACCAGAACTCACCAGTGGCCCGCACCTGAAAATCGCCGACTTCTCCCCGCCGTCACCACTTTCTCGTCCTCCACCATCCCACGTTCCTGACACGGACGACATTCACGTCCAGCCATGGCTCAAGCGACGAATAATGGCGCAAATGGCTCCAAGGGCCTGCTCTCTGCCAATGACCATATTCAGCGTTTCGCTGCTCCCAGCCGACCTCTGAGCCCTCTTCCTGAGCACGCTCTCTTCAACGACAAGACCCGATGCTTTGTCTATGGTCTCCAGCCCCGTGCCGTCCAGGGCATGCTGGACTTTGACTTCATCTGCAAGCGCAAGACCCCTTCGGTTGCTGGTATTATCTATACTTTTGGCGGTCAGTTTGTTAGCAAGATGTACTGGGGCACCAGCGAGACCTTGCTACCCGTCTACCAGCAGCCtgacaaggccatggccaagcaccCCGAcgttgacgtcgtcgtcaattTTGCTTCTTCCCGAAGCGTCTACAGCTCTACCATGGAGCTCATGCAGTACCCCCAGATCAAGaccattgccatcattgctgAGGGTGTTCCAGAGCGAGTAAGTTTCTGTGCCTGATGGGGTATTGACTGTCTTCTCTCAAACCGTTGAAGCCATTACCTCGCCAAAATCCCAATTCACGTCATCTATTTTGCTGACAATGTGATAGCGAGCTCGTGAGATTGCCCatgctgccaagaagaagggtgtCACTATTATTGGCCCTGCCACTGTTGGTGGTATCAAGCCTGGTAGTTTCAAGATTGGAAACACTGGCGGTATGATGGATAATATTGTGGCCTCCAAGCTCTACCGCAAGGGCTCCGTCGGTTATGTctccaagtctggtggcatgtCCAACGAACTCAACAACATTATTGCCCAGAACACCGATGGTGTTTACGAGGGTATTGCCATTGGTGGTGACAGGTACCCGGGAACCACCTTCATCGACCACATGCTCCGATATCAGGCCGACCCCGACTGCAAGATTCTGGTCTTGCTCGGTGAAGTAGGTGGTGTTGAAGAGTACAAGGTCATAGAGGCCGTCGAGcagggcatcatcaccaaaccCATTGTCGCTTGGGCCATTGGTACTTGTGCCAGCATGTTCAAGACCGAGGTCCAGTTCGGTCATGCTGGCTCTTTCGCCAACTCTCAGCGTGAGACTGCCGCCACCAAAAACAAGACTATGCGCGAGGCTGGTTTCCACGTCCCGAACACTTTCGAGGAGATGCCTGCTGTCCTCAAGCAAGTCTACGACAAGCTTGTCAAGCAGGGTACAATTGTACCCCAGGCCGAACCCGTTGTTCCTAAGATTCCCATCGACTACTCCTGGGCCCAGGAGCTGGGTCTCATTCGAAAACCGGCTGCCTTCATCTCCACCATTTCCGATGATCGAGGCCAAGAGCTCCTCTACGCCGGTATGCCTATCTCTGACGTCTTCAAGGAGGATATCGGCATCGGTGGTGTCATGTCTCTGCTATGGttccgtcgccgtctcccTGACTACGCCTCCAAGTTCCTGGAGATGGTTCTCATGCTTACTGCTGACCACGGTCCTGCcgtgtctggtgccatgaACACCATTATTACTACTCGCGCCGGCAAGGACCTGATCAGCGCTCTTGTTTCTGGTCTGTTGACCATAGGCTCCCGATTCGGTGGCGCCTTGGATAGTGCTGCTGAAGAATTCACCCGTGCCTTTGACAAGGGTCTGAGCCCCAGAGAGTTTGTTGACAGCATGCGCAAGGCCAACAAGCTCATCCCCGGTATTGGCCACAGAGTCAAGTCCCGCAACAACCCTGATTTGCGTGTCGAGCTGGTCAAGGAGTATGTTTTATCCAAGTTCCCCAACCACAAACTGCTTGACTATGCTCTTGCTGTTGAGACTGTCACCACTTCCAAGAAGGACAATCTGATTCTCAACGTCGACGGCTGCATTGCTGTCTGCTTTGTTGATCTACTCCGCAACTGTGGTGCTTTCTCCACCGAGGAGGCCGAAGACTATCTCGGAATGGGTGTTCTCAACGGTCTCTTCGTCCTTGGCCGAAGCATTGGTCTTATTGCCCACTACCTCGACCAGAAGAGACTGCGCACTGGTCTGTACCGCCACCCCTGGGATGACATTACGTACTTGCTGCCCAACCTCCGCGAAGGCCGGCCTGGCGCCGAAGGCAGAGTGGAGGTTCAGATGTAAGGTGCTGAAGATGTGCTGAAAAGGAAATATGCAATGAGCGCGGGGTCTCTTTTTAAACGTGCATTTGATTGGGTGTGATGGGATATATAGTGATTACGGGTGTAATAACTCGATAAATGTGGGCTAGGAAGCAGCACATAACTAGCTAGTTTCCGCGTAATAAACTATAGACATGATGAAAGTTGGTTTGTTTTCTACCGTACTCACGACTTGTAATTTCTGTGTATTGTGATTCTGTTAGCTGCGAAGTGCATCGATTGGAACTATCCTGGCCGCCTAACATGATACTCGAAAGCTCCATCTATTAACCATAAAATTGTTAAAGTTACCTAGGTCTTTCGATCTGGTAGCGTGGCAGATTCGCCGAAAATTACATCTGTTACTCCGTCACAGCTCCGATGGATCAATGTAACCGGTGGTATGATGCGCGCACCCCCACACTGCACGATACAGGGTATCTAGCAGTGGACACTCCACGTGACATTGAATCTGTCCGTCCTTGGTCCCATCCGTAACAATTGCCCCCAACCAAGTCTTGGACGACATTCAAACCCGCGACGCAGGCAGCCAATGCGGTAACTGTACGTTATCAACCACCTCACCAAAAGCTGTCGTTTACAAATTCTAACCTGCAGAAGTCGCGAATCGTCCCAACTTCCCCCCACTGGTTGTCGAGCCGCGAGCGCAATTCTTTTTTGCCCTTTCCCACGCGAGGGACCAACAGCAAGCACCTACGCCAGCAGAGCGGCGAGGTAATTCCCAGAAAACAAAAAgggaggagaaggggggAAAAGAAACGAGACGAGACGCTGGACAAgaggggagaagaagaagaagaaaagacaaTGTCCTTCTTCAGAATCACCCTCCACCGCTCGGCAATCGGGCTGCCCGAGCGGACGAGGGGCGTCCTCGCGGCGCTGGGGCTGCGCAAGCGCATGCAGACCGTCTTCCACCCCGTGGAGCCGCAGTTTGCAGGCATGATcttcaaggtcaaggagctgGTGAAGGTGGAGGAGGTGCGGGAGAAGCTGACCGCCGGGGAGgtgaggagggcgaggacgccCGACGCCGGCTTCTACGTCGAGCGGGCGGTGAGGAGGATGTGATTTTCgcgcgaggaagaagaaaaagaaagaaaaaagaaaagaactTGTTGCATATATGGCCCGTCGGGAAACAAAATCACTGTATCATATTGTACGACTAAAAAAGCAGCATTGATTTCGCTACCCTTACCCCCCCCGGGCTTCCTGGACCTGAGATGTAGTATACATGGAGTTGATGACAAAAATGGAACAATTTTGGGTTGTGCGCTTTGAAACATTAAAAGCTTCTCGCCTTGTCTACGTACTCCTGCGACGGGGTCTCGTACTCATTCACAAAGTATGTCTCGCAGTGCCGGCCTAGCCAAACTGTAAATTTGCCGATTTCCTCTCTCAGGCGGGAAACGGACTGTTGGTCCATGTTTGTTTGGGCTAGAAGCTCGGGCAGGGAAACTTGAATATGAAATTGTTAGCATTAGAgtagagagagagagagagaaaaaaaaagggggggggattTTTGTGGCGAAGCGTACCAAGTAGGCGGGATAAGTGCTCGGCGCCGTAGACATCGCAGACACTTTTGTACTTGGTGGATTCTACATTGTCCCATAGTTTACGAAGGTCCATGTACTGGTGGCGCTCAAAGCTTGGAGGGGTTAGTTTTAAATTGGTCAAGAGATAGAGTTGGTTTATGAATGAGGCGGGAATTAGGGGGTGGCAGGGGACATGGGCGGAGAGTGATGGTTACAAGGCAAATATCAGGGTGGATGTATCAAGATGAATGTCATGAAGAGATTGGTTGATTGATGGACCATACCGATACAATAGGATTCTGCTGAGTGCCTTTTCGAAGTACTCCCGGAACCCAGCAACAACTTCAACCAAAATATCCATGCTGGCAGATCCCTCTTCCCGATGGGGCCGCTCAAATGAGAGGTAGTCCTCGAGGATTCGGGTGACGGGCTTCGGGTGCGGGAGAGGCACAAGCTGGTTGTTTTTTGTAATGTTCTCCcagtcgtcgacgagcatgGCCTGGATGTGATCGGGCACGGGGAGATTGATCATGGGTTTGCTGTGAAAGGCGTCCTCCTATTGGCATTGGTTAGTCGCGTGGCGGTAAAATGCCAAACCGGCAGTACCGAATAAAGACATGTGCAATTTGCAAAGCAGTTTGCAGGACAGGCACCACTTGGACGCCGTGGTTCAAGCACCCGATGAAGTGGGTTGAGGCGCGGATGGAAGGGAACACACCGCCGGACGAGTGGACCGCCGACTCATGATTGCGGCTCAAACTCTTAGAGCGCCTGCCTCTTGTGTCAAAACTTTTTGGTCAAGTGTTGGGCTCCTAACCCCTACGCTCCCTGCTTGGGCGACGGCGTGTGTGGCTTTGGGAGCCGCCTTTGTGTGTCTAGGGAGCCTTTTGGGGGAGTCTgcgggaggggaggggggcaCTTCGTAGCGATTGTCAAACAGGATCCTTCCTTGGGCGCTCAGATAGCGATGATTGACCTGGGGGAATTGCAAAAGATGATCGGGGGCCATGCGGAGACGCTTGATTTTGCTGGCAATGTTGCTCCGTCTGCTGCCCGGAGGTGTTGCAGGCGGACCCGGGCGAGGCGCTGGCGCGATAGTCGCGGCGTCTGCGTGCCCTGCGTGTCCTGCGTGCTCTGCGTCGTCTTCTGCGTGTGGGCACCCACGCACGTTGGACAGGGGGAATGTCTGGCGTGCATGTTCCCTCGGTGGGCGAGCAGTACTTGGTAGCTTCTTTGCCCTGGCGCTTTTGcagcccttgcccttgccatCGTCTTTGGAGACCTTCTTGGAGACCTTGGAGACCTTCTTGGAGACCTTTGAGACCTTGGTGATCTTGTTGACCTTGGGGACTTTGGCTGTATTGGAagccttggtggtgttgacgcCTCGCCCAACCTTGGGGCGCTTGGGGGCCTGGGAGACGACGCAGCGGGGCATTTTGATGCCACTGAATCGGCTGAAGACGAAATGTCTTTTCTTGGGACAGAAGTAGATGGGTGCAAAAGGGTgagtaaaataaaaatgcTGCGCAGGTCGCCGTGTCCAGCCCAG is part of the Metarhizium brunneum chromosome 4, complete sequence genome and harbors:
- the eaf3 gene encoding Chromatin modification-related protein eaf3 encodes the protein MAPARQQQTPQFNKDEKVLCFHMDMLYEAKVMDVQPGEKPGDGFRYKVHYKGWKNTWDDWVLADRIRPFDDEHKELAAQLHAQVKSSMQKNSKQPKKNLKGGDSARGSEERGSGAPQGGRGGRRGKDWELEQKRHFVFSRFSGIKMPRCVVSQAPKRPKVGRGVNTTKASNTAKVPKVNKITKVSKVSKKVSKVSKKVSKDDGKGKGCKSARAKKLPSTARPPREHARQTFPLSNVRGCPHAEDDAEHAGHAGHADAATIAPAPRPGPPATPPGSRRSNIASKIKRLRMAPDHLLQFPQVNHRYLSAQGRILFDNRYEVPPSPPADSPKRLPRHTKAAPKATHAVAQAGSEDAFHSKPMINLPVPDHIQAMLVDDWENITKNNQLVPLPHPKPVTRILEDYLSFERPHREEGSASMDILVEVVAGFREYFEKALSRILLYRFERHQYMDLRKLWDNVESTKYKSVCDVYGAEHLSRLLVSLPELLAQTNMDQQSVSRLREEIGKFTVWLGRHCETYFVNEYETPSQEYVDKARSF
- a CDS encoding mitochondrial 54S ribosomal protein uL30m encodes the protein MSFFRITLHRSAIGLPERTRGVLAALGLRKRMQTVFHPVEPQFAGMIFKVKELVKVEEVREKLTAGEVRRARTPDAGFYVERAVRRM